A single region of the Desulforegula conservatrix Mb1Pa genome encodes:
- a CDS encoding transposase, with amino-acid sequence MAKGIRRNHGPAFKAKVALAALKGDKTLSELSDQFGVHSNQISAWKKELEQNASELF; translated from the coding sequence ATGGCAAAAGGAATCAGAAGAAATCACGGACCAGCATTCAAGGCTAAAGTGGCGTTAGCGGCTTTGAAGGGAGACAAAACCCTCTCGGAATTATCCGATCAGTTTGGTGTGCATTCCAATCAGATATCAGCCTGGAAGAAAGAGCTTGAACAGAATGCCTCAGAACTGTTTGA